GTGTTCGACCCGTCGCTGACAACCGGGACGGCTCACGACCACGCGCCCGACGAACGACGATGCACGTTCTCAGTTCCCCGACGTCGTGACTTTCCCCGGCCTCTACCGGCAAGGCGGCAACCTGCCCCCCGGGGATCCCCCACCATGTATCTCCCCTCCGGCGATCGCACCCCACATAACTTTTGTACATGATACTGTCTGGAACAGTGACGCAGCGAGGGGTTGCGACACACATACACAGGGGGAAATCATGGTTGAAAGACTCATGCCGGACTTCGGTCTGGATGCACTGCCGTTGGCCATCACCGCGCCAGGCCGCCGGTGGCCGGGCCCGGGACCGGGCGAAATGGTCCCCAGCGGGCTCGTCCCCGGTGCACCGCCGCACATCCGCGGCCTGACCAGCTTCTGCTACAGCCTCCCGATGGTCCCGGGGGATGCGGTGGAAACGGTCCCACTCGATTCAGAGGAGGGACGCAGCCAGGCAGAGTACGCCCTGACCTGGATGACGGCGGGGATGCCGGGGCAGGACCGGGCGGAGAGAAAAGCGGAGGAAAACCGGATGACGCGCCGGAGGAAGAAGGCGAAGACCTCCAGGCGGCGTCAGCAGGGGTGGGACGACTTCATCGACGTGAACGTGTATGAACCGGTGGTCCTCACCCACGTCCGGGCACTGATCCCCGGCGTCCTGGTGATCATCGAAGGGTGCGCCGAGCAGAGCCGGCGGGAGATCGCCGGCCCCGGGATCAGCGGCAATCTCGTTCCCTACGGGTTCGCGCCAGACCGCGAGGACGGGATCGTCGAGGAATGGTGGGTGGATGTGGAGTCCGTGCTGGCAGCCGCCGGCTGTGACTTCCTCGAAACCGACGGTGACCGCCTCTTCGCGTTCTGGGGTTGGCGGGACTGCCGGGACGTGGCGCAGGACGCCTGTCTCGCCGCCGGATTGCCGGCGGAGAAGGCCCGGATCCTCGACCGCGACGACCGGGCACAGGAGATCGGCGAATACCTGGAGATGGACCTGATCGAGCGAGCGATGTGAGGGTGGTTTCCGGGCCGGTACTGACGTAGGCTCCAGGCCATGAAAACTGCTGAGGAGTTCGATCTGGCCTTCGACCGGGACGAGGACATCGTCGACGACCTCGATCTCAGCACGGCTCGTCGCCCCGGTGACGAGTAGAAGAGTGCCGACGTCGTCTTCGCCGGGGAAGGAAGCGCCGCCACCGGGGTACCCGGCATTGGTTCCGTCAGTCCCGGTACGCCAACCCTGCGACGACGAGGTCCTCCCAGCCCATGCCGGTGGTCTTGTACAGGGCAGGTCCCGCCGAGACCACCGGGCCGTCCACCACCAGCGACCGCAGTGTCTTCAACTCAGAGACTGCCATAGTCCCCTCCCCGATCGCCATGACCACGTCACCGGCCTCGCGCAGCGCGGTGTCCACGTCCTCGACGTAGACCGTGCTGCGACCGACGAGACCCGCGTCCAACTCCCGGACGTCCGGCTCATGCGACCCCATCGCGACGACGACCGCATCGTCCCGGACCAGTAAACCGTCGAACAGCGGTTCACTGGCGCTTGTGCAGCACTGCACCAGGTCCGCGGCCGGCACAGCCTCCGTCGCATCCAGTGAGGCGTGGGCGTCGTACCCGTCCGTGACCAGCCGCTCCGCCAACGCCGCGGCTTTTTCGAGAGTCCGGCCGATCACGTCGATGCGTCCGACCTCCCGCACCGCGGCGATCGCCGCGATGTGGTTGTAGGCCTGCGGCCCAGTGCCGAACAGCGCGACCCGCAGCGGCCGGTCACTGCGCGCCAGATACTTCACCCCCAGTGCTGACAGTGCAGGGGTCCGGATCTCGGTGAGCGCCGCCCCGTCCAGCACCGCCAGTGGCGCGAGGGTCGTTGCGGACATCAGCAGGTAGGCGCCCTGGATCTTCGGCAGCCCCACTGCCGGATTGTCCGGGGCGACCGAGGCGATCTTCACGCCCACGACATCACCGGCTTCGGCGGGCATGAGCAGCAGCGAGCCCCGTGACAGCGGCAGGTTCGCCCGAGCCAGGGATCCGGCCGGATCGAAGCCGTCCTGCAGCGCAGCGTCGAGCCCCGCGACGGCGTCCGCCATGGACACCCGCTCCCGGACCTGGTCGGCGGTGATGAAGGGCAGTGCGGAATCGGTCATCGTATCGCTCCTGGTCAGAATCGGTTCGGGGACAGGTCGGGGTGGGCGTCGGCTGCGAGGTTTCCGGTGGCGAACCCGGTGATGAGCTTGCCGGTCGTCGCGGACAGGCTGATGCCCAGCATCACGTGGCCGGAGGCGACGAGCACGTCGGGGTGCTGTGCCAGCGGGCCGATGACCGGGACGCCGTCCGGGGTCGTCGGGCGCAGTCCGCTCCACGGCTCCGGTGGAGTGTCCAGGGCACCCCACCCGGAGAAGTACTCGCGGGTGTTGGTGATGATGCCGCCGGCGCGGACCTCGTCCACCCCCTCGTTGATCGGTCCGAACCCCATGGTCCCGGCGAGCCGGATCTTCGTGTCCAACGGTGTGATCGCGACCTTGCCCTCGGCGAGATACATGGGCTTCGTCGGGGCGTCCGCAGTGACCGGCAGATCATAGCCGTAGCCCTTGCCTGCCTGCAGTGGAATCCGCTCACCGATCCCAGCGAGCAGTCCGGGGGTCCACACCCCGGCGGCCACGACGATCTTCTCCGCCTTGAGCCGCGTTCCACCGACCTGCACGGAGACCTCACCACCGGGTCCGCTGACCAGCGTGCCCTGCTCCCCGAGCCGCAGTTCCACACCTTCGCGCTCACAGGCGGCGGCCAGGCCACGGACGTAGGACGCCGGATCCACACTCTGGTCACCGACCGACTCGATACCGGCGACGACCTTGTCGCTGACGGCGGGGACATGGGCACGCAGATCCTCCTCGGTCATCTGCTGCCAGGAGAAGCCGGGCAGGGACTTCTCGATGAGTTTCAGCTCGGCGATCCGGTGATCCACCTTGTGCCCGTCGGTGAAGAGCATGGTCAGCGGGTCAGCGTGGTGCTCGAATTCCACCCCGTCGGCACGCAGCTCCGCGATGTCGGACAGGGCGGTCGAACTCAACGCCGCCAGCGTCGCCGCGCCCTTTTCGAAGCGGGACGCCGTGCAGTTCCGTAGCATCTTCAGCAGGAACGCCGCATAGTGCGGATCTGCGGACGGGGAGACGTAGAGCGGGCTGTCCTTCTTCGTCATCCACTTCAGTGCCTGGGGCAGCACACCCGGCTCAGGCACCGGGGTGGACATACTGGGGATCAGCCAGCCGGCGTTGTGGCCGGATGCCCGGGCGGCGAGCGGTTCGGGGTCGATGACGGTGACCTCGCAGCCGGCGCGGCGCAGGTGGTAGGCACTGGCCAAACCGACGGCGCCGGCGCCGAGGACGATGGTGGTGGGGGTACGGGTGGTCACTGGTCAGGCTCCTTCGAGGGCGGGGGCGTGGTCGGGTTCGGCGTTGGGCTCGTCCGGTTCTTCTTTCGGCGCCGGCACGGTCTCCTCGACCTCGTCGATGAGACTGTCTTCGCGGGGTGGGGTACCGCGTACCCGGGCGACGACGTAGCCGATCAGGGCGCCGAGCACCGCGGGGATCAGCCAGCCCATGTTCCGGTCGAACAACGGCAGGAAGGAGAACCAGTCCCCCAGCTGGTCGGCGAAGATGTCGGCCGCCTTCAAAGCGTCCAGGACGGCGACTGCGCCGGCACCGATCATGGCGCCGATGTAGACCTCGCGGCGTCCGCCGAAGAACCGGTCGAGCAGGGACAGGATGATGAGCACCATGCCCAGCGGATAGAGCAGGAAGAGGACTGGCAGGGCGGTGTCCAGGACGGCATTGAGGCCGAAGTTGGCGATGGCGGTGCCGATGATCGCGTGGATCCACACCCAGCGGGAGTAGCTGACCCGGGGGAACAGCTTTCCGAAGTAGTCGGCCACGCAGGTGATGCAGGCGACGTTGGTGGTGATGCCGGTCAGCAGGATGACGATGCCGATCATGCCGACGCCGAGGGTGCCGAACAGTTCCCGGCAGGATTCCACCAGGACGCTACCGCCGTTGTCGGGCCGGCCGATGGCGTCCACGCTGGAGGCGCCGAGCCAGGCGGTGGCCAGGTGCAGGGCGGCGAGGCCGAGCACGCTG
This is a stretch of genomic DNA from Corynebacterium nuruki S6-4. It encodes these proteins:
- a CDS encoding ornithine cyclodeaminase family protein, producing MTDSALPFITADQVRERVSMADAVAGLDAALQDGFDPAGSLARANLPLSRGSLLLMPAEAGDVVGVKIASVAPDNPAVGLPKIQGAYLLMSATTLAPLAVLDGAALTEIRTPALSALGVKYLARSDRPLRVALFGTGPQAYNHIAAIAAVREVGRIDVIGRTLEKAAALAERLVTDGYDAHASLDATEAVPAADLVQCCTSASEPLFDGLLVRDDAVVVAMGSHEPDVRELDAGLVGRSTVYVEDVDTALREAGDVVMAIGEGTMAVSELKTLRSLVVDGPVVSAGPALYKTTGMGWEDLVVAGLAYRD
- a CDS encoding FAD-dependent oxidoreductase, whose translation is MTTRTPTTIVLGAGAVGLASAYHLRRAGCEVTVIDPEPLAARASGHNAGWLIPSMSTPVPEPGVLPQALKWMTKKDSPLYVSPSADPHYAAFLLKMLRNCTASRFEKGAATLAALSSTALSDIAELRADGVEFEHHADPLTMLFTDGHKVDHRIAELKLIEKSLPGFSWQQMTEEDLRAHVPAVSDKVVAGIESVGDQSVDPASYVRGLAAACEREGVELRLGEQGTLVSGPGGEVSVQVGGTRLKAEKIVVAAGVWTPGLLAGIGERIPLQAGKGYGYDLPVTADAPTKPMYLAEGKVAITPLDTKIRLAGTMGFGPINEGVDEVRAGGIITNTREYFSGWGALDTPPEPWSGLRPTTPDGVPVIGPLAQHPDVLVASGHVMLGISLSATTGKLITGFATGNLAADAHPDLSPNRF